A portion of the Natronococcus sp. AD-5 genome contains these proteins:
- a CDS encoding CPBP family intramembrane glutamic endopeptidase, translating into MDYENREAVRSVEEWKAGIILLTLLGAAFLILVGSHIVSDRYLSVPWLLPEAEGALLGIPAALLIYLSLPKVLGIPHSAMFIERPDSSTLRWVCCGIVLTASVAIGAVVFLSGTLTIHYDGLRILSTILLSAILLGLLAAITEELVFRGYALSLIRYRWGWPKAIVLTSMLFGLLHNAKVEGTVASELYILIAASAGLLYALVTYYTRDVWNAVVLHAVWNTAFHADVLSIRPATKRADDAVVTYEYTDASYLFGGDWTAVTASPFVLLTLVTASAVVYVAYDETDPETICIE; encoded by the coding sequence ATGGACTACGAGAACAGAGAAGCGGTGCGATCGGTAGAAGAGTGGAAGGCCGGAATCATCCTACTAACGCTTCTCGGTGCTGCATTCCTCATACTGGTCGGTTCACATATCGTATCGGATCGGTACCTGTCGGTACCGTGGCTGCTGCCGGAGGCGGAAGGAGCGCTTCTCGGTATCCCGGCCGCACTCCTGATCTATCTGTCTCTTCCGAAGGTTCTCGGTATACCGCACAGCGCAATGTTCATCGAGAGGCCCGATAGCTCGACTCTTCGATGGGTGTGCTGTGGAATCGTCCTTACGGCGAGTGTAGCGATCGGGGCCGTTGTATTTCTATCCGGAACGCTGACGATACACTACGACGGCCTTCGAATCCTCTCGACGATCCTGCTCAGTGCGATCTTGCTGGGACTGCTCGCGGCGATAACGGAGGAACTGGTCTTTCGAGGATACGCGCTGTCGCTCATACGGTATCGGTGGGGATGGCCAAAGGCGATCGTATTAACTTCGATGCTGTTCGGGTTGTTACACAATGCGAAGGTCGAAGGAACGGTCGCCTCGGAACTCTACATACTAATCGCGGCGTCCGCAGGTTTGTTGTACGCTCTCGTCACGTATTATACGAGGGACGTCTGGAACGCCGTGGTCCTTCACGCGGTTTGGAACACGGCTTTTCACGCCGACGTTCTCTCGATCAGACCGGCCACGAAACGAGCGGATGATGCAGTAGTAACCTACGAGTACACTGACGCGAGCTATCTGTTCGGCGGCGACTGGACTGCCGTTACCGCATCGCCGTTCGTTCTCCTTACGCTGGTGACCGCATCAGCCGTCGTCTACGTCGCGTACGATGAGACCGATCCCGAGACGATATGTATCGAATAA